A region from the Sinorhizobium chiapasense genome encodes:
- the virB10 gene encoding type IV secretion system protein VirB10, with protein sequence MKRSPELEAMTAADETAVSNRNTGRNQTIGMAALLLGGAVAAYFVLATAGEKPRDVADSDEEFQTTTFRPPSFVREQEEPKPEIEPAVINLPPPPEPVEEEPADTTEFNVPPPPEVVEATPEIAPVEEFPERYKSGLISLDQKGNGSGNGGFPGEVDSGLSVAGEDRNSKYLAAASSLADRSAKARQIERIDAMIPEGTLIPGILETAINSDLPGQIRAITSQDVYSFDGRRVLIPTGTRLIGEYQSEITRGQKRIFVIWTRLIRDDGVSVRLNSIGTDSLGRSGLTGHVDNKWRERFGSAIMLSVVGAGASFLTGYGSDEAFGDNNSEAQRGEELARETIAETFSDMANQALSENLRIPPTISVSQGERIFVYVRQDLDFSAMYDDPVTEAMKEIQRERRRR encoded by the coding sequence ATGAAGCGCAGCCCTGAACTTGAGGCCATGACGGCCGCCGATGAGACGGCCGTCAGCAACAGGAACACTGGACGGAATCAAACCATCGGCATGGCTGCCCTACTTCTGGGGGGCGCTGTCGCCGCCTATTTCGTGCTTGCCACGGCAGGAGAAAAGCCGCGCGACGTCGCGGATAGCGACGAAGAGTTTCAGACGACCACTTTCCGGCCGCCGTCGTTCGTGCGTGAGCAAGAAGAGCCGAAGCCGGAAATAGAGCCTGCGGTCATCAATCTGCCCCCTCCTCCGGAGCCAGTTGAAGAAGAGCCCGCCGATACCACGGAGTTCAACGTTCCACCGCCACCAGAGGTCGTTGAAGCCACGCCCGAGATTGCGCCTGTCGAAGAGTTTCCCGAACGCTATAAGTCAGGGCTGATCTCGCTTGATCAGAAAGGCAATGGCAGCGGCAACGGAGGTTTTCCAGGCGAAGTCGATTCCGGGCTCAGCGTTGCCGGCGAAGACCGTAACAGCAAGTACCTCGCTGCGGCCTCGAGTCTCGCCGATCGGAGCGCAAAGGCACGGCAGATCGAACGGATCGACGCCATGATACCGGAAGGAACGTTGATCCCCGGCATCCTCGAGACCGCAATCAACAGCGATCTGCCCGGCCAGATTCGTGCGATCACGTCACAGGACGTCTATTCCTTCGACGGGAGGCGCGTCCTCATCCCGACCGGAACGCGCCTCATAGGCGAATACCAGTCCGAGATTACCCGCGGACAGAAGCGCATTTTCGTCATCTGGACCCGGCTCATTCGCGATGACGGCGTGTCGGTGCGCCTTAACTCCATCGGCACAGATAGCTTGGGGCGCTCGGGCTTGACCGGCCACGTCGACAACAAGTGGCGCGAGCGGTTCGGCTCCGCAATCATGCTTTCGGTCGTCGGCGCCGGTGCCAGCTTTCTGACTGGCTACGGAAGCGACGAGGCGTTCGGCGACAACAACAGCGAGGCACAACGTGGCGAGGAGCTCGCCCGCGAAACCATCGCCGAGACCTTCTCGGACATGGCGAACCAGGCGTTGAGCGAAAACCTGCGTATTCCTCCCACCATTAGCGTCAGCCAAGGCGAGCGGATCTTTGTCTACGTGCGCCAGGACCTCGATTTCAGCGCCATGTATGACGACCCGGTCACCGAAGCGATGAAGGAGATTCAACGTGAACGTCGCCGCAGGTAA
- the virB9 gene encoding P-type conjugative transfer protein VirB9 produces the protein MIKRLLLSAACAAAMMTHAHAAQAPRPGSLDSRVTSVVYQSNNVVKVSATYGISTMIIFDEDEKFETISLGDTDSWQVAPSEKGNILFVKPIAKNVATNMNVVTSKRIYFLELNDHAPSDGKQVFGIRFVYPEKDLNAALRKEAEYRAAYPNMSNVDKANVNIDYSFSGDAALKPLVIFDDGKKTFFKFGSRVPAIFAVQADFSETLRNFRKEGEYIVVDGVATQYTLREGNQWTCIFNLRKPDFGAPDPAILGPAPDTKATKRRRSGN, from the coding sequence ATGATCAAACGCCTCCTGCTTTCCGCGGCCTGCGCGGCCGCGATGATGACTCACGCCCATGCTGCGCAGGCACCTCGCCCGGGCAGCCTCGATTCGCGCGTGACCAGCGTCGTCTATCAGTCCAATAACGTGGTGAAGGTCTCTGCCACCTACGGCATCTCCACCATGATCATCTTTGATGAGGACGAAAAGTTCGAAACGATCTCGCTTGGCGACACCGACAGTTGGCAGGTTGCCCCTTCCGAGAAGGGCAACATTCTGTTCGTGAAGCCGATCGCAAAGAATGTCGCCACCAACATGAATGTTGTGACCAGCAAGAGGATCTATTTCCTCGAGCTCAACGACCATGCTCCGTCAGATGGCAAGCAGGTGTTCGGGATCCGCTTCGTCTATCCCGAGAAGGATCTAAATGCCGCGCTCCGCAAGGAGGCTGAGTACCGGGCGGCCTACCCGAACATGTCGAATGTCGACAAGGCCAACGTCAACATCGACTATTCGTTTTCCGGTGACGCGGCGTTGAAGCCCTTGGTGATTTTCGACGACGGGAAAAAGACCTTCTTCAAGTTCGGCAGCCGGGTGCCGGCGATTTTTGCCGTCCAGGCCGACTTTTCCGAGACGCTGCGCAATTTTCGGAAGGAGGGCGAGTACATCGTCGTCGATGGTGTCGCGACGCAATACACGCTGCGCGAGGGCAATCAGTGGACCTGCATCTTTAACCTTCGCAAGCCCGACTTCGGCGCTCCGGATCCTGCCATTCTCGGTCCGGCTCCTGACACCAAGGCGACGAAACGTAGGAGGAGCGGCAACTAA
- a CDS encoding alcohol dehydrogenase: MTRMRAVQVKNANGPFELVEREIPTPAAGQVLIKVQACGICHSDAFTKSGAFPGIAYPRVPGHEVVGVIDKVGERVPNWTLGQRVGVGWHGGHCGHCPSCRRGDFITCANGKIPGITYDGGYADYMIAPFEALVAIPDDLQAAEAAPLLCAGITTYNALRNGGISAGDTVAVLGIGGLGHLGVQFAAKMGCRTVAIARGADKEPLARKLGAHHYFDSTTQDVAAELNKLGGARVILSTVTNSKAMSAVLGGLAIDGKMIVVGASPDPIEVSPFLLIGGRRAIQGWPSGTSTDSEDTLAFSALANIRPMIETMPLERAADAYERMMSGAARFRMVITTGQ, encoded by the coding sequence ATGACACGGATGCGTGCTGTCCAAGTGAAAAACGCCAACGGACCATTCGAGCTGGTCGAACGCGAGATCCCGACCCCGGCTGCGGGCCAGGTCCTGATCAAGGTCCAGGCGTGCGGGATATGTCACAGCGATGCCTTCACCAAATCGGGGGCATTCCCGGGCATTGCCTATCCGCGCGTGCCGGGCCACGAAGTTGTGGGAGTCATCGACAAGGTCGGCGAGCGTGTGCCCAATTGGACGCTGGGGCAACGGGTCGGCGTCGGCTGGCACGGCGGCCATTGCGGCCATTGTCCCTCCTGCCGCCGTGGCGATTTCATCACATGCGCGAACGGGAAAATTCCCGGCATCACCTATGATGGCGGCTATGCCGATTACATGATCGCGCCGTTCGAGGCCCTGGTAGCGATCCCAGATGATCTGCAGGCGGCCGAGGCAGCGCCGCTCTTGTGCGCTGGCATCACGACCTACAATGCATTGCGGAATGGCGGGATCTCTGCGGGCGACACTGTGGCGGTGCTTGGCATCGGTGGTCTCGGTCATCTCGGTGTGCAGTTCGCCGCCAAGATGGGCTGCCGCACGGTCGCCATAGCGCGCGGCGCGGACAAGGAACCGCTGGCACGCAAGCTTGGCGCGCATCACTATTTCGATAGCACCACCCAGGATGTCGCCGCTGAACTGAACAAGCTGGGCGGAGCGCGTGTTATCTTGTCCACCGTCACCAATTCGAAGGCGATGAGCGCGGTGCTTGGTGGATTGGCAATTGATGGCAAGATGATCGTCGTTGGCGCTTCACCCGATCCCATCGAGGTCTCGCCATTCCTGCTAATCGGCGGCCGCCGGGCGATCCAGGGATGGCCATCTGGAACCTCGACTGATTCTGAGGACACGTTGGCTTTCAGCGCCCTCGCCAACATTCGGCCGATGATCGAAACGATGCCGCTCGAGCGAGCGGCCGATGCTTATGAGCGGATGATGAGCGGCGCCGCCCGGTTCCGGATGGTGATAACGACCGGGCAATAG
- a CDS encoding DUF1254 domain-containing protein: MAAAQAASIPPSLVTPDEVETSIGTLEFKDGVPTAETAQKVYDTLDFTNALSAYNNSFRGASALAIVKGIEEIGAKPGDVVIFSDLMDSNSLFLTANADTIYYFTTLDLSNGPVVVEQPSNAVGTINDLWFSWIIDIGGPGPDRGLGGKYLIVGPDYDGPLPEGGYFVAHSKTNLALYAARAYLVDNDPKPTVKNVKENLKIYPYQPGSWGTSIAQALEGTVRIAGEPKIPETTFIEGSGLSFNTIPPSDYGFFELINENVQSQPATSYDVELAGQLAAIGIVHGKEFAPDDRMKKILSDAAAFGQATGRALNWRYAMQHPDWALYEGSQWGSMLWEGGAFFETPPPLFEQGRFKPLPPTGARTLDSRTAFYYGYTLDSPGMIMRIPGVGSQYLMGFLDAEGNPYDGARTYKVTLPKDIPAEAFWSLTLYDNQTRSMLQTPQKYPRAGSQSYPSPAAEAAADGTTTVWFGPTQPEGVAPGNWIQTDPEKGWFTLLRLYSPLEPFFTKEWRPSEIELVK; the protein is encoded by the coding sequence ATGGCTGCGGCCCAGGCTGCCTCAATCCCGCCTTCGCTCGTCACGCCGGACGAGGTCGAGACCAGTATCGGTACGCTCGAATTCAAGGACGGTGTACCGACGGCCGAAACGGCGCAGAAGGTCTACGACACGCTAGACTTCACCAATGCCCTCAGCGCCTACAACAACAGCTTCCGCGGCGCCTCGGCCCTGGCGATTGTCAAGGGGATTGAGGAAATCGGCGCCAAGCCTGGCGATGTCGTCATCTTCTCCGACCTTATGGATTCGAACTCGCTCTTCCTGACGGCGAATGCCGACACGATTTACTACTTCACCACGCTCGATCTGAGCAATGGCCCGGTGGTAGTCGAGCAGCCGTCGAACGCTGTCGGCACCATCAACGACCTGTGGTTCTCCTGGATCATCGACATCGGCGGCCCCGGCCCCGACCGTGGGCTCGGCGGCAAGTACCTGATCGTCGGGCCGGATTATGACGGCCCCTTGCCAGAGGGCGGCTACTTTGTCGCCCATTCGAAGACTAACCTCGCCCTCTACGCCGCGCGGGCCTATCTCGTCGATAACGACCCCAAACCGACCGTGAAGAACGTCAAAGAGAACCTTAAGATCTACCCCTATCAGCCGGGCTCCTGGGGCACGAGCATCGCCCAGGCTCTTGAGGGAACCGTTCGCATCGCTGGCGAACCGAAGATCCCCGAGACGACCTTCATCGAGGGCAGCGGGCTGTCGTTCAACACCATCCCGCCCAGCGACTACGGCTTCTTCGAGTTGATCAACGAAAACGTCCAAAGCCAGCCCGCCACCAGCTATGACGTGGAACTCGCCGGGCAGCTTGCCGCAATCGGGATTGTGCACGGCAAGGAATTCGCGCCCGACGACCGGATGAAGAAGATCCTGTCGGACGCGGCTGCGTTCGGCCAGGCAACCGGCCGGGCGCTCAATTGGCGCTATGCCATGCAGCACCCCGATTGGGCCCTTTACGAAGGTTCGCAGTGGGGCAGCATGCTGTGGGAAGGCGGCGCGTTCTTCGAGACGCCGCCGCCGCTCTTCGAACAGGGCAGGTTCAAGCCGCTTCCGCCGACCGGCGCCCGCACCCTCGATTCACGCACGGCCTTCTACTACGGCTACACGCTCGACTCGCCCGGCATGATCATGCGCATTCCGGGCGTGGGCTCACAGTATCTGATGGGCTTCCTCGATGCCGAAGGAAACCCCTATGACGGCGCAAGGACCTACAAGGTGACATTGCCCAAGGACATCCCGGCCGAAGCCTTCTGGTCCCTCACGCTCTACGACAACCAAACGCGCTCGATGTTGCAGACGCCGCAAAAGTATCCGCGCGCCGGCAGCCAGAGCTATCCCTCGCCCGCCGCCGAGGCTGCCGCCGACGGCACGACCACCGTGTGGTTCGGTCCGACGCAGCCCGAAGGCGTCGCGCCCGGCAACTGGATCCAGACAGATCCGGAGAAGGGCTGGTTCACGCTCCTGCGCCTATACAGCCCGCTGGAGCCGTTCTTCACCAAGGAGTGGAGACCGAGCGAGATCGAACTCGTGAAGTAA
- a CDS encoding helix-turn-helix domain-containing protein, giving the protein MVQLPPAPQVVEDRFDDIDALAASALAWDQHYEQIGRGRFEGRLTQFLMGDVQLGRESWSPGVLQRGCAPAGTWVFGLPLFAEGSLHVRRRPAPPGQLLAATSRDDVGFTATGPTALMIVVLPTRSIDHWVQVRRGIESLDVDLPSPRWQVPAAEMTQRAETLSCLLKALTTGSDDLFGERSLQNVESQIFEVILGMIPSAEVIEPLHSRARIARAVLSLLRERLNDPPNITELCALVGARERTLYLSCVEAFGRPPATLLAELRLNAAHRSLLNPEKEISVTAVAALYGFTHFGRFAAVYRRQFGELPSVTLAKTQGIRAVTRE; this is encoded by the coding sequence ATGGTCCAACTGCCGCCCGCACCCCAAGTCGTCGAAGACCGCTTCGACGATATCGACGCCTTGGCGGCGAGCGCGCTCGCATGGGACCAGCATTATGAGCAAATCGGTCGCGGCCGCTTCGAGGGCCGGTTGACGCAGTTCCTGATGGGCGACGTGCAGTTGGGGCGCGAGAGCTGGTCGCCGGGGGTGCTGCAGCGCGGCTGCGCGCCGGCCGGCACTTGGGTATTCGGCCTGCCGCTTTTCGCCGAAGGCTCGCTGCATGTCCGCCGAAGGCCGGCGCCTCCAGGCCAACTCCTCGCTGCCACCTCGCGTGACGATGTCGGCTTTACCGCGACAGGACCAACCGCGCTCATGATCGTCGTGCTGCCCACTCGGTCGATTGATCACTGGGTGCAGGTGCGGCGAGGCATCGAAAGTCTGGACGTCGACCTGCCGTCGCCGCGCTGGCAGGTTCCGGCCGCCGAAATGACGCAGCGGGCCGAGACGCTATCCTGCCTACTGAAAGCGTTGACGACCGGATCCGACGACCTGTTCGGAGAACGCAGCCTTCAGAATGTCGAATCGCAGATATTCGAAGTCATCCTCGGCATGATCCCGTCCGCCGAAGTCATCGAGCCTCTCCACAGCCGTGCCCGAATCGCGCGGGCCGTGTTGTCATTGCTGCGCGAACGGCTCAACGATCCTCCCAATATCACCGAACTGTGCGCGCTGGTCGGCGCAAGGGAACGCACCCTTTATCTGAGTTGCGTAGAGGCCTTCGGTCGTCCGCCTGCGACACTGCTTGCCGAGCTGCGTCTCAACGCGGCGCATCGTTCGCTGCTGAATCCCGAAAAGGAGATAAGCGTTACGGCGGTCGCCGCGCTGTACGGGTTCACGCATTTCGGCCGCTTCGCCGCGGTCTACCGTCGCCAGTTCGGAGAGCTGCCATCGGTCACCTTAGCTAAGACACAGGGCATCCGAGCCGTCACGAGAGAATGA
- the virB11 gene encoding P-type DNA transfer ATPase VirB11, producing the protein MNVAAGNATTIKRDPHYFLNRALEPIREFLDDPRVVEIAVNKPGHVYVERFGADYMEHHLIDALTGDEIQNIGERVAAATDQFISRSKPILSAALPTGERIQIVLPPAAPEGGSISIRKQVVNNFTLEEYRDNGSLDKVSVAVGGLSDIDRELIGHLRANRIYDFIHTAITKRVSILISGGTSSGKTTFLNACLKSVDLHERIITLEDTRELFPPQSNAVHLIASKGDQGTADVTIQSLLESSLRMRPDRLFVGEIRGAEAFSFLRAINTGHPGSMSTVHADTPMGAYEQLAMMMQQAGMSAGFSKQDLMSYIQMVTPIVIQLRREGGKRGVSEIFFARDES; encoded by the coding sequence GTGAACGTCGCCGCAGGTAACGCCACTACGATCAAGCGCGATCCGCATTATTTCCTCAACCGCGCTCTCGAACCGATCAGGGAATTTCTTGACGATCCGAGGGTGGTGGAAATCGCCGTCAACAAACCGGGTCATGTCTATGTGGAGCGGTTTGGCGCCGATTACATGGAGCATCATCTGATCGACGCCCTGACGGGTGATGAAATCCAGAACATCGGCGAGCGTGTTGCGGCTGCGACGGACCAGTTCATCAGCCGCTCCAAGCCGATCCTCAGCGCCGCGCTTCCGACCGGCGAGCGTATCCAGATCGTCTTGCCGCCGGCGGCCCCCGAAGGCGGCTCGATCTCGATCCGCAAGCAGGTGGTCAATAACTTCACGCTCGAGGAGTATCGCGACAACGGATCGCTCGATAAGGTATCTGTAGCCGTCGGCGGCCTCAGTGATATCGATCGCGAGCTGATAGGACATCTGCGCGCCAATCGGATTTACGACTTCATCCACACCGCGATCACCAAGCGAGTCTCTATCCTCATCAGCGGCGGCACTTCCTCCGGTAAGACGACCTTCCTCAATGCCTGCCTGAAGAGCGTCGATCTGCACGAACGGATCATCACGCTCGAGGACACGCGAGAGCTCTTCCCGCCGCAATCAAATGCCGTTCACCTGATCGCGTCGAAGGGTGACCAGGGCACAGCGGACGTGACCATTCAAAGCCTGCTCGAGTCATCGCTGCGCATGCGACCGGATCGCCTGTTCGTCGGTGAAATTCGAGGCGCAGAGGCTTTTTCCTTCCTCCGGGCAATCAACACCGGCCATCCCGGCAGCATGTCGACGGTTCACGCCGATACGCCGATGGGCGCTTATGAACAGCTCGCCATGATGATGCAGCAAGCCGGCATGTCGGCGGGTTTTTCGAAGCAGGATCTGATGTCGTATATCCAGATGGTCACCCCGATCGTCATCCAGCTCCGCCGTGAAGGCGGCAAGCGCGGCGTCTCTGAGATCTTCTTCGCCCGGGATGAATCATGA
- the hemA gene encoding 5-aminolevulinate synthase, whose amino-acid sequence MTYDHLFSAALARLHAERRYRVFADLERVAGRFPHAIWHSPDGPRPVVIWCSNDYLGMGQHPKVIGAMVETATRLGAGAGGTRNISGTNHPLVELERELADLHGKEAALVFTSGYVSNETGISTIAKLLPNCLILSDAWNHNSMIEGVRRAGVEKKIWRHNDVGHLEELLAAEAPERPKLIIFEALYSMDGDIAPVNRICDLAERYGAMTYIDEVHSVGMYGRAGAGIAAREGALHRIDVIEGTLAKAFGCLGGYIAANADIIDAVRSYAPGFIFTTALPPAVCAAATAAIRHLKISQWERDRHQARAARVKSVLNAAGLPVMPSETHIVPILMGDPEKCKDASDLLLSEHGIYVQPINYPTVPRGTERLRITPTPYHDDVLIDTLAEALVDVWGRLGLPLRHCALAAE is encoded by the coding sequence TTGACCTATGATCATCTCTTTTCCGCGGCGCTTGCTCGCCTGCATGCCGAACGGCGCTATCGCGTGTTTGCCGATCTCGAGCGCGTTGCCGGACGTTTCCCGCATGCAATATGGCATTCCCCGGACGGCCCGCGCCCGGTCGTGATCTGGTGCTCGAACGATTACCTTGGCATGGGCCAGCATCCGAAGGTGATCGGCGCCATGGTTGAAACCGCCACTCGCCTGGGCGCTGGCGCCGGCGGTACCCGCAACATTTCCGGCACCAACCATCCGTTGGTCGAATTGGAACGCGAGCTCGCCGACCTGCACGGCAAGGAAGCGGCGCTGGTCTTCACCTCGGGGTATGTGTCCAACGAGACCGGCATCTCCACCATCGCCAAGTTGCTTCCAAACTGCCTCATCCTGTCGGACGCCTGGAACCACAACTCGATGATCGAGGGCGTGCGACGTGCCGGCGTGGAAAAGAAGATCTGGCGCCACAACGACGTCGGGCATCTCGAAGAATTGCTGGCGGCGGAGGCGCCAGAGCGACCGAAGCTGATCATATTCGAGGCTCTCTATTCGATGGACGGCGACATCGCGCCGGTGAACCGCATCTGCGATCTGGCAGAGCGCTATGGCGCGATGACCTATATCGACGAGGTCCATTCGGTCGGCATGTACGGGAGGGCCGGCGCCGGCATCGCTGCGCGTGAAGGCGCCCTGCACCGCATCGACGTGATCGAGGGCACGCTGGCGAAGGCCTTCGGCTGCCTCGGCGGCTATATCGCGGCGAATGCCGACATCATCGATGCTGTGCGCTCGTACGCGCCAGGGTTTATTTTTACCACCGCGCTGCCGCCGGCGGTCTGCGCCGCCGCGACCGCGGCGATCCGGCACCTCAAGATTTCGCAATGGGAGCGCGACCGCCATCAGGCACGCGCCGCGCGGGTAAAGTCCGTGCTCAATGCAGCAGGCCTGCCGGTGATGCCCAGTGAGACGCACATTGTGCCGATACTGATGGGTGATCCGGAGAAGTGCAAGGACGCGAGTGATCTCCTGCTCTCCGAGCACGGTATCTATGTCCAGCCGATCAACTATCCGACCGTCCCGCGCGGCACCGAACGGCTGCGCATCACGCCGACGCCCTACCACGATGACGTGCTGATCGATACGCTCGCTGAAGCGCTCGTCGATGTTTGGGGGCGTCTTGGATTGCCGCTGCGACACTGCGCGCTTGCGGCAGAGTGA
- a CDS encoding GYD domain-containing protein: protein MPLFITTGCYSATSAKGMIDNPTNREKAARAIMEAAGGKLHSFYLTTGETDWMAITEFDDGADLIPPLLVVAASGAASNIKTVRAYTGAEFKAAQEKAGKIASSYKPPAK, encoded by the coding sequence ATGCCACTGTTCATAACCACAGGGTGCTATTCAGCCACATCTGCGAAGGGAATGATTGACAATCCAACGAACCGAGAAAAGGCGGCCCGTGCCATCATGGAAGCGGCAGGCGGGAAACTGCATTCATTCTATCTCACGACCGGCGAAACCGACTGGATGGCAATCACGGAATTCGACGACGGTGCTGACCTGATCCCGCCACTTCTCGTCGTCGCCGCATCGGGGGCAGCATCGAATATCAAAACCGTACGAGCATATACGGGCGCGGAATTCAAGGCGGCCCAAGAAAAGGCGGGCAAAATCGCATCTTCCTACAAGCCCCCGGCAAAATAA
- a CDS encoding type IV secretory system conjugative DNA transfer family protein yields the protein MTKQLQAFYLLFCVGIAFVVWMLGYGLGLQLFYKDGRILETTITSNPFAPIQQFWHYKTSPALQKVALGSMVPALLVAGLVAYIGLKPTSSPLGDAAFQDMASLRRAKWFRKQGHIFGRVGRNILRTKDDRHHLIIGPTRSGKGAGYVIPNALMHEGSMIVTDLKGEVFKATAGYRRQNGSQVFLFAPGSEKTNSYNPLDFIRPERGNRTTDIQNIASILVPENTESENSVWQATAQQVLAGVISYITESPFYKDRRNLAEVNSFFNSGVDLQALMKYIKEKEPYLSKFTVESFNSYIALSERAAASALLDIQKAMRPFKNERIVAATNVTDMDLRAMKRRPISIYLAPNITDITLLRPLLTLFVQQVMDILTLEHDPNSLPVYFLLDEFRQLKRMDEIMTKLPYVAGYNIKLAFIIQDLKNLDEIYGETSRHSLLGNCGYQLVLGANDQATAEYASRALGKRTIRYQSESRTIELMGLPRRTKVEQIRERDLMMPQEVRQMPENKMILLIEGQRPIFGEKLRFFQTQPFKSAEAFSQANIPQVPEVDYLSPKPVPATTPEYAKGRYPSVEIPSPAPVTEEKPLTAAAAEAAPVKAEPAADEKAAAPAKRTVNKKALRPKHKAANTGGAEASASLDAMEARIKAIEEGLKPKAAQLKEVVETTAEKLGDKSPTKRRNIMDIFSTTVPDPVEVDVPAE from the coding sequence ATGACGAAGCAGCTCCAGGCCTTCTATCTGCTCTTTTGCGTCGGGATAGCGTTCGTTGTCTGGATGCTCGGATACGGCCTGGGGCTTCAGCTCTTCTACAAGGACGGTCGGATCCTCGAAACGACGATCACGAGCAATCCCTTCGCTCCGATTCAACAGTTCTGGCATTATAAAACGAGCCCTGCCCTGCAGAAGGTCGCGCTTGGTTCGATGGTGCCGGCGCTGCTGGTGGCGGGCCTCGTCGCCTACATCGGACTGAAACCGACGAGCAGCCCATTGGGGGATGCCGCCTTTCAGGATATGGCTTCGCTACGACGCGCGAAGTGGTTCCGCAAACAGGGCCATATCTTCGGCCGGGTCGGGCGGAACATACTCCGCACCAAGGACGACCGGCATCATCTGATCATCGGCCCGACGCGCTCGGGTAAAGGCGCGGGCTATGTGATCCCCAATGCGCTGATGCACGAAGGCTCAATGATCGTTACCGATCTCAAGGGCGAAGTCTTCAAGGCGACGGCGGGTTATCGCCGCCAGAACGGCAGCCAAGTCTTCCTATTCGCGCCTGGCTCCGAAAAGACCAACAGCTATAACCCGCTGGACTTTATCCGGCCGGAGCGCGGCAATCGCACGACCGACATTCAAAACATCGCCAGCATTCTTGTGCCCGAGAACACCGAATCGGAAAATTCGGTGTGGCAAGCGACCGCCCAACAGGTCCTTGCCGGGGTGATCAGCTACATCACGGAGAGCCCCTTCTACAAAGACCGGCGCAACCTCGCCGAGGTCAATTCCTTTTTTAACAGTGGCGTCGATCTCCAGGCGCTCATGAAATACATCAAGGAAAAGGAGCCCTACCTTTCGAAGTTCACCGTCGAGAGCTTCAATTCCTACATCGCCCTATCGGAACGGGCCGCCGCGTCTGCTCTCTTGGACATTCAAAAGGCTATGCGGCCTTTCAAAAATGAGCGGATCGTTGCCGCGACCAATGTCACTGACATGGATCTTCGCGCAATGAAGCGTCGGCCGATCTCGATCTACCTGGCGCCGAACATCACCGACATCACCCTGCTGCGCCCCCTCCTGACCCTGTTCGTGCAGCAGGTAATGGATATTCTCACGCTCGAGCACGATCCTAATTCCCTCCCCGTCTACTTTTTGCTCGACGAGTTCCGGCAGTTAAAGCGGATGGACGAGATCATGACCAAGCTGCCTTATGTAGCTGGCTATAACATCAAACTCGCATTCATAATCCAGGATCTGAAGAACCTCGACGAGATCTACGGAGAAACGTCCCGCCATTCCCTGCTCGGCAATTGTGGCTATCAGCTCGTCCTCGGCGCCAACGACCAGGCCACAGCCGAGTACGCATCCCGCGCGCTCGGAAAGCGCACGATCCGCTACCAATCGGAATCCCGCACGATCGAACTGATGGGCCTGCCTCGCCGCACGAAGGTAGAGCAGATTCGCGAACGCGATCTGATGATGCCGCAGGAGGTCCGGCAAATGCCGGAGAATAAGATGATCCTGCTCATCGAAGGACAACGGCCGATCTTCGGGGAAAAGCTTCGCTTCTTCCAAACACAGCCCTTCAAATCAGCCGAGGCGTTTTCTCAGGCTAACATTCCGCAAGTGCCGGAAGTCGATTATCTGTCACCGAAGCCCGTTCCGGCGACAACTCCAGAATATGCCAAGGGGCGATATCCTTCCGTCGAAATTCCCTCGCCGGCGCCAGTGACGGAGGAGAAGCCTTTGACGGCCGCCGCGGCGGAGGCAGCTCCGGTCAAGGCAGAACCTGCGGCAGATGAGAAAGCTGCAGCACCTGCCAAACGCACCGTCAATAAAAAGGCGCTGCGCCCGAAGCATAAGGCTGCAAACACTGGTGGTGCGGAAGCATCTGCAAGCCTCGATGCAATGGAAGCCCGGATAAAGGCCATCGAGGAGGGCCTCAAACCAAAGGCCGCGCAGCTCAAGGAAGTGGTCGAGACGACAGCTGAGAAGCTTGGCGACAAGTCTCCGACCAAGCGCCGCAACATCATGGACATCTTCAGCACGACTGTGCCTGATCCCGTCGAAGTTGATGTCCCGGCCGAATAG